A genomic window from Silene latifolia isolate original U9 population chromosome Y, ASM4854445v1, whole genome shotgun sequence includes:
- the LOC141632513 gene encoding transcription factor RSL3-like yields GSQSNWVTSQSTSNGSLEDDCSSKGAAAVALNSNGKTRASRGSATDPQSLYARKRRERINERLKILQTLVPNGTKVDISTLLEEAMHYVKFLQLQIKVTY; encoded by the exons GGGAGCCAGTCCAATTGGGTGACGTCACAGAGCACGAGCAATGGGAGTTTAGAGGATGATTGCAGCTCGAAAGGAGCTGCTGCCGTGGCACTTAATTCTAATGGTAAAACAAGAGCCAGTAGAGGTTCTGCCACTGATCCTCAGAGTCTATATGCAAGG aaaagaagagaaaggatTAATGAAAGACTGAAGATCTTACAGACCCTTGTGCCTAATGGAACTAAG GTTGATATCAGTACTTTGCTGGAGGAAGCTATGCACTATGTCAAGTTTTTACAGCTTCAAATTAAGGTAACATATTAA